The following nucleotide sequence is from Vitis vinifera cultivar Pinot Noir 40024 chromosome 14, ASM3070453v1.
TTCTTGCATTTCCTCATTTACCAACAGAACCAACCCGCTCATCAATATGTTCATCCATTTTCTTCACCAGGTGTGTGTCCCAAAGAATTAAACTCACCAAATTTGAACACCAATCCCCCTCCAAAAACCAAACCTATATATAATCCTAACTTCCAAGTTCCAACTAAACATGCATGTTGTAGTTAGATCTCACACAAACTGCTAAAAATTTCAGAGTTCATTATCTCAGGACTGGACATTTTTTAACCTTTTGTAGGACAAAATTAAGAGAGCTTTTGGGTTTCAATCaacaattttgaatgaaaacTCACTTTCTCTAGTTAAACTTCATGAATAGTGGCATAGAAAGTTCTAGTAATTAGTTTCTTATCAGTAGATTCcttagtgaaaaaagaaaagggtttTAAGAATTAGATAAGAACTGCAATGCAGATAAATAGCTAACTCAGCAGTTCTTGTTTAAAATTTCTAGATTTTTAATCTCCATATTTAGCCTCAAGGTTTACAATACTTTTGTTTAATCCTTAATCCATCAAATACAAACTGCAAGcacatttctaataaaaatacaatGTAGGACAAGCATGATAGGGTTCGATATAGGCCCTAAAGAAGAGACCCCATTGAAAGAATGTTGCAAGCAAACCATTCCTTTCCATCAAAAACAGATTACTAAAATTACAGTTAGGCTCTGTTGAATAAATCTATTGCATagcataaaataaaagtatgacAGCCCATAAAAGTATGACAGCCCATTTTATGAAAAGTGacatcttaaaaataataaaggaaCCCACTTCCAATCATTCTGAAGAAATGCACAACTTCTATCACCAACTATTTCAATTATTGTTCCATGAGAACAACAGCAGGAGGATTTGCCAGCACCAGTTATAGGAGCTATTTTTCCCAAATACCAAAAAGGCATTAAACACTTAATAAAAAGGGCAAACAAAAATGAATCACAAACCTTCAGCATGATATGGGGGTGGGAAAAAATGCAAATAGAAAAATGTAGCCACAACCAGTCCTGCACAAAATTCACTTCAAATGATTGGTAAAGATAATTATTGGAATATATCCTTCTAATTATGATTAATTGGTGAGAAATAATAGCACAAACCTAGCAGACCTCCAGCAAAAACATCCTGCCAGTGGTGCCTATAGTCATCCACTCGAGAAATGCCAACAAGAGTTGCAACAAGTAGGGGAAGAAACACAATGCAAAGTTTTGCAACATGGCCTCTATTGTCAAATGCTCGTATTTTTCCAGATAAGTACAATGATAGAAACCCCAGGCCAGAGAAAGACCCTGCATATTGAACCAAAATCTCCTCAAAGCCAAGACACAATTTGAATGACTCAGCAAACATTATATGTGTTAAACTTAATTATAAATCTGTTTAAACTTTTCCAATAAAGTACTCCTTTCTATCCAGCATTAAATAAATGTCCATTAATCATAGAGATGTAACGATAAGCAGTGCTCCTTACATGCAGTATGCCCACTTGGGAAACTCTTATGCCCATCCTTTATGGTATCCTTCTCACCATGACATATAACATTTCCCCACCGATCATAAACCTGACACATTAAGTTCCCTAATTAACATGCCAAGTGAAATTGTCCCAAAAAAAATACTGTTCCATTAACAAGCTACTATGAAAGAACTTGCATTTGTGAGAAGCATACATCCTTCCCATCAGGAAAACAACGCCAAAAGAAGTCTGGTCGAGGTCGACCAACTGCATTTTTTATTGCATCAGTAATAACCACTGTTACCAGAACAGAGAATAACAGGCCTGCTCTAGCAAATAAATCAAACCATCAGTTCAATCTTTCAAATAACACATCAATTCCTATTGCATACAAGAGGAATTATTACAGATAAACCATGAGGAGCCAAAGATCTTATCACCTAGGATGGCATGATGAAGATCATAGACATCTCTCCTACGAAAATAGATGATGAGAAAAATGGTTATAGGCAACAGAACTGAATACAACTGATAACACAAATGAAAAAACCCTCATCAATCAGAATCCTCATATGAGAGATATACACAACTAGGATAGTATTTAGACTTGATAACAAGAAACCTACCGGAACAGCCCAAATTGGCACGGTGTTATTCTTAAAAGGATATTTAAGATCGACCATCATATCCTTTCCAACAAAGCGATAAAATGGGTGGATGGCATTCAGAACAATCACCATGACTAGAAGAAGAATCAGTATCAGCCAGTCATGCATGTGTGTCCTTGCAACTGTGTATCCATGGGACCTTACAGTATGTGACGCAAGCTGGACCTGCCTCATTCTGCTCTGTTAAAACAAATATACAATGCCGTAATCAGATATGTCTTAAACGTCAATATGTGACTGCAATCATTGGATTGTCAGCTCCTCCAAAAGAACATGCCCAGAATTGGTTTGCAAGGTGAATAGAGAATAATGAGACTGCAGCTTCCAAATAAGCAATGTGAGAAATTTAATGCCAGAACAAGAAGGAGGATTGCTGATATTGTTCACTGGTTATCCTGAAATAATCCTGTAAGGAGATGATTTCTCCAGGATGACAACCTAATCCAAGACAATTATGAACTCATGTCTACTGCAGTGTCATAGAAAATGACATGGGAAGACAGATGGACATTCCCAATTGTCAACAAAGATGTCAAGCCTCAATGTTGATAACTAAATTGAAAAAACTCCTACATGTCCTTGATCATTCCAactaataattgaaataaagggaatgtgaatatataaaatcttcatttttaagctattaaagaaataaacaattaaagaagtctatatgaaaattttacttCTTAGCCaaagcaataaaaataaataaagaaacaaatctCATCATTCTTCTATGATTAAAGAAGTCCAGATTGACAATTTATTAGCCAAAAGAATTGGCTAAGATCATCTAAGTGGAAGtgtgataaaataaaatggaaaaaataccTCTTTGTTCTGTTTTAATAATGGAAGGTTGAGAGATGAGCAACAATCACCAGTAACTCCAGAAACCTCCAGGCTGTGTCTTGTTAAATCCTAGATAAACCCCAGAGAATCAATCTTCACACAGAAAGTAATGAActcaaaaaaaatctctaaattTAACCTCAAAATGAGAATAttattagtttaagtttcacTATCAGGACTTATGAGGTTATCTGGCTCCTACTTTTGGGGGTATGCACATCACTAAAATAACTAGATATGAACTCTTCAAAAGGCAAACGAACTCCATCAAACTTCAAGCCAAGCACTTCAAATGGAACAGACACTGTAAACCACtatttgatatttcaaaatACAAATCTTATCCAAATCAACTAAGATACTTGCAACACAGAAAAGAGATGATCAACAGAAGATGAAGaaacataatgaatgaaaaCCATCTTAAACTAAACCCATTTTCCCAAACACATTTCCCAATGCCTACTTGGTCAAGACAGTAAAAAATTCCAGCAGTATAAAACAGAGCAATGCATCCAtcaaccaaataataataagcaTGTCCAAGTCCATGATATCAGGTAACAAATGATTCCAACAAAAGTGGTTTatctgaaaaaagaaaaaatagaatgtGGTAAAGCACCATTTCTAATTAAAATGCATCAGACAACCATTGCTGGCTGGCACACATGAAACAACCACATATTTGATCCTTCCTGTTCACCCTGGTCTCTGCATTCTATAACAAAAGCAATCTACTAAATCAGGTGTTCCTGTAATGCAGTAATAATTGCTCATGCAAATTCTTTTTGCATATGATAAGGGAACAAAAAAGATGGATTAACCTATTGGATTAGAAGGATAGTAATTGATATAGAGTCATATCACCAATATTGAGTTGAACTGAGGAGGCCTCACACTCTGAATAAAAAGAATCCTTGAAACCATGATTACTACACAGCTTAATGATTTAAGATTGTACTTTTACTAAAAGAAACAACTGCTGTTAGATTAGGTTCAATGAAAATAGCACTTGGGAtgaaataaaatacataatGGGAATGGAGATGGTCGATGCCAAAGGATGATAAATACGTATTATCACaaatatggaaaaagaaaatgtaatatattaattattcataaatCACTGCAGCTTCCtgaacaaagaaaacaaaatgctTTGCAGTTTGTTTTGATATGTAATTATCATTCTAACAATTGGGTAAATCATTTAACCTAATAAATCTTTATATCTTACCCTTAATGCACTAGTCCTCACTCCTCATTGTACTAGTAAATTAGCCCACAGGCAAAACAACTGAATTAATTCCTTGTTTGGATTGGCTCATGAAAAgccaaaaactcttttttaaacTGAACAAAAGCTTAACTAATTCTCTTCAAAAGAGTTAAAAGCTTCTTAATATGAAATCCAGGAAAATGCTAATTTCTCATAGAAGCTTTACTTTAGCTTATACAGGAAACTATTTATGTTATAGTATCAATATTGCCCTTTAAGAGTTATGGCTTCTTCCTTGAGCTATAGGCAAAAACAAAGAGCTGTACCCAGAGGAGACCTAACTAGAAAACTTGATTATTATCATGAGAGCACAAATAGAAAATCACCAATCATCCCAACATCaaactcaataaattaaaacacctcaaaatcaaaatgtcaaaaaacaaatcaaatttcTTCTCCAAAAACACAATCCGAACTGAATGCCTGAAAAAACATCAACCATccattaatttgattttcagTCAATCacccatttctttctttttgagaaATGACAAGGCCACATGCTTAAGTAGAATCGCTCTCTGCTACAACGCATGGCAACTACATAAGAACTAAACCCTACCCACAAAATGTCTTCCCGGGAAActataatttgaaagaaaaaattgaaataaacaaGGGAGAGACCAGTTTAGGaaactataattaaaaaaaatgatataaaaaaggGAGACGCCAGTTCAGGAAACTATAATTtaaaaccaaaagagaaaaaaaaaaaatgaaataaacaagGGAGACCAGTTCAATTGCAAGAAATCAAAGAACAAAAGGCCCACTAACCTGAAAGCTACTCCTGAGATTCTTTAAAAGGGGAACAGATTGCATACTGTACCAATACATTGATTAACCCAGCGAAAGAATGACACTCCACAAAAGGATATCAGAATTTCTTGGTATCAAATATACATGTATGTATCCAAATAAATGCTTAAACCGTATAAGAAGTTTCCGAACACACAGTAcacacaccaaaaaaaaaaaaaatagtgatctTATGTGGACAACACAAGGAATCTTATCCACAAGAGAAATGGGGTGAAAAGGGATGGTGATTTTTGGAgggaaaaagaataagaaaaagtgaaaaaacccaaaaaaacaaaaaacaaaaaaaaacagggAAATGAGTTGATGCCCTTGATTACCTGAAAGCAACAGGCTTAGGGGTGGAGCAGTGATGTTGccaaaaggagaaaaagggGTTGACCAGGGCCCCAAACCCAAGTGGGCAGAGAcaaaagagagagaatgagagaaggAGGCGACAGTGAGGAATGAGTTGGGCTGAGCGTTGCCCTTGTGCTGTTGGGATACAACGCCAACACGTTTGGTTTAAATGCATTGGCTGCCGCTGCACCGCCTCTCCTTATGCTTAAGATGGTAAACAGTTAAATCCCATCACTCTCTCGCCTACTTCCccatttttccccttttgttttttctcttctaaaaacaatttttatttttattttttaagcttgATTAGGTaaaaggaaaatcatttttagaaaataaatttttttatctaaaaaacttgttgaattttatgttttcattaatataaaaaaggtaaaaaatataattaaaaaaatcaaatattattttatgatatacatatattatacatatcaaaaaataatattttatttatagcaatatttttaatattagtattgattttatattatgatCTCCTAAGTtcttttatgtcttttttttgcttttgattttctataaaatcactttaattaaaaaaattgaaaaaattaatagaggattttcatttttttttaaatgttttgagctcaattttctaaaaataaaaaacaaatgtcaTTTTGGatatatgattaaaaatgtTGGATAAAAGTGGATTTTCAAACACTCGTgtaaaaagaattataaaataatttttttttaaataattcaaattttataccCTTTTAAATCAAAAGTAATATTGAAGGAGAGTGAGACTGTGAGACACCAACGAACCTGATATTCCCATTCCCAAATACTAATACTAAACGCTAAATGGCACGTCAAAATCAACCCTTTATCCTTTAAGAATAAAAGCTAATTATTAACTCTATAGTCCGGAGTGGGGGCCCCACGTCACGTGAGCGGGTGATCTGGTTTCAACTTTCACTAAAATTTAAAACGACGTGGACTGCCGACAGGTGACAGGTTACATCCACATATGCATCCTCAGATTGCTATGAAAAAAGATTTATTAACGTTGTAATCAAGCAAACCAAATCCCAAAATCTCCCTTCAAGCGACGCTCCCCCGAGCCGACCTCCCTCTTCTTCCTCGCTTCTCCCAAACCCTCCCGCAAGATCCACCATCTATGGAGTCGCCACCTCCGCCTCCCAATTCCGGCGCCAAGCTCCGTCTGATGTGCAGCTATAATGGCCACATACTCCCCAGACGCCACGCCAAGTCACTCTGCTACGCCGGTGGTGACACCCGCATCGTGGCCGTGGACCGCCGAGCCGCCGCCAGCCTCTCTGCCCTCACCACCCAGCTCTCCCAGACCCTCCAGATTCCGTACCAGTTCACTCTCAAATACCAGCTCCCGCACCACGACCTTGACTCCCTTATTTCGCTCACAACCGACGACGACCTCCTTAATATGTTCGAAGAGTACGACAATCTCCCCGCCTCACCTACGCCCTCCCGCATCCGATTGTTCCTCTTCCCCTCCAAGCCCGACTCTCCCGGGTCGGTCCTTCACGACCCGAAGTCTGAGTCGTGGTTCTTGGACGCGCTCAATAGCAGCGCCAAGGTTATGCAGAAGGGGAATTCATCTGATTCGGGGTTTGGTCATTCGGATCCGTTTCCGGCTGAGAACTTGGTTGGTATTAGTAGCGGGGGTTTGGATTCATTTTCGGTGCCCGAATCGGTCGTATTGGAGACCAATTCGTCGTTTGGGTCGACTTCTTCTTCGGTTTCTGTATCTAATTTGGCTGCAATGAGGGCTCATGTTGAGGATAGTGGTGTTAATTTGCAGGACAAGAAGGTTCATTTGCCCTTGTCCGAATCAATTGAAAGGTATAATCTGAGTTCTATATCTTTTTTAATTGCTAATTctgattttttatgtttggctCCTGGGAAAACAACGAACATAAGAGACCAAATTAGGGTTTTATGATATCTATGTTTCCAAAGCCATGGAAGATTTCAATGAATGAAGTAGGGCTCAATTTTCTTGATAATTTCATAATGGGGTTCAtaaaacatgaagaattcagGGGCTGTTTGGTTAGCTTTTGGAAAAGCAAATATTGAGGCAGATGTTTTCTCTAAAGCAGGAAAACTACTTTCAAAACGCTGGCCAGAGCTCCTCTATTCTTCTTTTCCAAAATCTTCTTGACAACCAAGCGGAGCCTtggaaaatccaaaaaattttGAGGCATTTTTCTTGTCAAGAGCAATTAAAAACTCTCTTTGATGGTTTAATTTTACAGTGAAACTGTTGTTGCGAGTGTCATTTCTCACCCACAGACTGGTGGTCATGAAGACCCAGTTGTTAATATTCCTTTGGTGGACAACTGGGATTCTTCTAAGCCTGTTGGCTCAGAGAGTAATGTCTCTGATGCATTCGCTCGGATCCAAATTCATAAGGCAGTTGAGGTTTCTGGTTTTCCATCATCTTTACAGTTGGATCAGCAGCAACAACAATTGCAATTTGTCCCTGCTGGTGCTCAGTACATAACCCATTACCCCACTGGCCCAGTGCCAGTTTCTTCCTACTACCCAATATATCAACCACAGCTGCAACAGCAGCAGCCAACCTACTATCAATCCAATCGGCCATACCCTGTTTACTTGCTCCCTGTTAGGCCACCACAACCTTACAACTTCTCCATGCAAGGTAGTCTTATTGACTCTGCTACTGTTGCTTCTAGTCAGCCCCCAATGCATCTGAATGCAACCATGATTCCATCCCAAGTAGTTTACAAAGAGGTCACTGCAGCTCCACCCCTGCCTGATTTAGCCACAAAGGTTACTGGAACAGCCCCTGGGGTTACCCCACTAGTTCATGTGCCATCTAATGAAAATCAGCAGCAATTTGTGAGTATTCCTCAGATCCATCACCCAACACAGTCTATTCCTATTGCGTCCATGGAAGCTGCCAATTACAGTGCATTTGAGGATGATCCTGCACAGAGCCAGATATATAAAAGTCAGCCTCCAGCACCCATATTGCCTTCTCAATACCAAACCATGACCAATGCTACAAAAGCACTGTTATCAGAGGCCTTGGCACAGTCTCAGGCAGACAACATTAAGCAGCAAATCAGAACTCCACAGCCAAAATGAGCTAGTTTTCAAGAATACAATTTTGACAGAAATCTTTTGGTAATTTTATCTTTGAACTTTCtgttttggtttctcatcttggTATGGTTATTGTCAGTCTTCTTTCTTACTTTCTCTATGTCATGATATTCATCAGGTTATATGTAGTGTCTGAGATTATAGATTTATatggaaaatttttatatacacatGTTGGGGTGTTTGTTTAGCGAATGTCTCAAATATCGATTTAATATATAATGAATTTGTTTTCTATCTCGAGTCCTTCTTGTAAATGGGTTTGGATTCTTATGCTTGTTGAATTTTGTCAAAAGCAGAACTGTTCTTGTGACATGGGAAAGTGAGATTGCTAGAGCTTGTATCTACATATTGACAATATATCAACATCAACTTGTGCTTATCAAATATTGCAGATCTTCAAGTGTTTTAGAAATGGTATAGCTtatcttattcttcaaggaCACAGTTGTCTAATATAAATTGCGGCTGCAGGAGCTTTGGACTTCTCATGATGGGGATCATCCATTTGAGTAATAATGACTTAGGATCACCATTCATTCACTCAACACTGGCACCGCACTCTCAGTAATGATAAGGATGTcatcttccttttcctttttcttcttgattttttcctttcactCACCTCATTATGTTTATGACAGCCATTGCTTTTTTCTGTCTGGCTGGGGTAAACGGTCATTCCAGCTGGCATGTCATTTCTTTGATTGTAATTGTGTCTTCCTTTTGAGTTTGTGGCATTTGTGTGCTATTGATTGTTCTCTATGATCCTGGGGTCTGATTGGTACATGggaataagaatgaaaatatgaaaatatgattagGGTTGAGGTGATCATGATACCATGTTGAAGAGAGCAATCAAAATCCTAGTGAGAGGGGAGTTTTTGCTTCCAattcttattctaaaaaacaatccaaatgcattaatgaaaaaaaaaatagaattgatTTCTTACTTCCATTCTTTATTCTAGCATTCCAAATGTGACCTTAGAGTTTTGTCAAGCCAAAGGAGCTTAAATTCTACAAGGAAAAGCTTGAATAACTCATCTTCACATCTTATATAAACCTCTAAGCAATGACTTGTTTACATGTTATTATTGGAATTCCTGCAATGgcttcaaagtatcagtaaggtCTCCATGTTTTGCTTACATTgtggataaaatattttctagagAATGAGAATTATGTGATGTTTTGAATTAatttctttggtattttttttcttccaatttttatgttctaattcaattaattgtttaaatccaaactatttttttaagtttaataagaGTTCTTATATGCTAATTTTATGAGAACGGTTTATCATTTATGTTTGAAAAGCTAatctttcaattttgaaataaagataatatagaGCATGtttaggaaatgtttcaaaaaataattttttattcttaaaaatagaaattaatgtttttttttttgaaaatttatatatattatttgtttttagttgtttttttaaaaagttattttataaaaaggtAATTGaattgaatgattaaaaataaaacataataaataaaagttattttgaaagaatatttgaatatacataaaaaaacaaatgacaaCATATTAAATACTCAAATAAgcttttgttctaaaaaaaatattatagttttaaaaaacggttctcaaaaaatatttttgaaaacattctaGAAAGATCCATAGTTTATGggggaaaattatgtttttttacttaaaaagcTTGTATATCAAGACCCCTAATCACATGTATGGCGTAATGGTAAATCAATAAAGGCTCCAATCTATCATTGTCTTAGAATTCAATCGTGCCATATTCATTCTCGACTACAATATATTATGATGGCAAGTATAGAAATTTGATTGAGAATGGAAAAAGATTGACAAATCAGCCATTTAAATAATAGTTCATGACTACACTTGGGCAAATTGATGAGGACATGTCATCAATCCTAATAGAAAGAAacaattatagaaaaatgatGTGTCTTTTGAACTATTTCTTTGATAAGCCTATTATTTTACACGCAATCTATCatataattttagaattaatgTTTATCATAACGTTTGTCTTAGTATcgtgaaaaatcaattttattccCATATCTTTGGATTATTTTCTAGAGTAAgatagaaatttttaaaaattattaatataaaaattgaatgtCAAACTTATTAAGATTTTGTTTGACTTTTTTTACATGATATTATGATTCACATTCATTATATCGAAACCCACACggaataatttcaaaattacttcaatgttgaaaaacaaattttggtgTTAGCATATTCATTTGAtgctactttttgtttttcaccTCTTCATTGTCTTATACAATTTAATGTCTTAAAAAGTGGTACTAAACATCATGACAAGACAAAATTTTATTGAGAATTCCTTTGTCAATTTTATTAATCcgagtaaaaaatattttttaaaattactttttcaagaaattccaaagagtttattaaaaacaattttaaatgaataattttaacttatttatttgcaaaaaaagttttaatttacaTCCGATAagtgatttgatttaattttatttgtattcaatttttatctTCAAAAAAGTCATTTGcacttattattattgaaaGAATTTATCAAGGAATTtcaatttgacaataaaaatgatttttatttacttttcatagaaaaaaggaattaatttttacaactctatttataaaaatacttcaatttaatttttacttaagaaaaatgatttttacaaattaattagaaaaaaaaaaagttttttatttatttataaatttatctacAAAATATGTtgcaattcaattttatttacaagcaaattgatttttattatttttctaggaAACAAGGCTCtcataattatttacaaaagtattaaaattcttgaatttattaaaaagaaacgaaaaaatcatttgaaaagaTTTCAACGAAATATgtcaaataagaaaagaagaaaagaaaaaaaaaatcataattgtattcacaaaaatattccaatttgatttttattatttatttattttaagaaaggaatttttataactttgatttaaaaatgagaattttactttaatttaaaaaaaaatcataacattATCTAAGACGAGAATTTTGCTTAACTTTATTAAAAGGgacctatttttttaaaaaaatgaatttgttaaagagaattttgtttaattttattaaaaggacttgcatttacaaaaaataatttgtttaagaGAATTTTGCTTAACTTTGACTtgtatttacaaaaaagaatttgtttatcttttgaaaatgatttatagaatgaaaaaaatgaaactaaaaatcaaaataacaaggGAAATGTACCTATGTACAAGTTGAGTCCCAACTTTCCAAAACAAAGCCCAAAAATTCCACAGAGCAGACTCCCTCATTATCTTAATACCaacatgaagaagaaaaaaaaaaccaataaaggAGCGTCTCCTTTTTCCCCCCCAAAATAAAtagcaaaaagataaaaaaaataataataataaaaatcaggAAAACCTTGTAGAGTCATCTTTTCCTTCCCATCAAGTCGCCCTCCTGTCAATCTTGCCACCTCAGTCAATCAAATCATGTAAAACAAAATCCAGGGTAAGATCAAAGAGGAGAAACCCAAATGCATGCCTAAgcctaataagaaaacaaaggctTAAGCCTAAATCCAAACCAAAATAGCCTAACTCAAAAATCCAACAAGCAAAGCTCAAATGAAATGTATAAACA
It contains:
- the LOC100241275 gene encoding putative lipid phosphate phosphatase 3, chloroplastic isoform X3, with translation MRQVQLASHTVRSHGYTVARTHMHDWLILILLLVMVIVLNAIHPFYRFVGKDMMVDLKYPFKNNTVPIWAVPLYSVLLPITIFLIIYFRRRDVYDLHHAILGLLFSVLVTVVITDAIKNAVGRPRPDFFWRCFPDGKDVYDRWGNVICHGEKDTIKDGHKSFPSGHTAWSFSGLGFLSLYLSGKIRAFDNRGHVAKLCIVFLPLLVATLVGISRVDDYRHHWQDVFAGGLLGLVVATFFYLHFFPPPYHAEGWGPYAYFRTLEESRAQTQAANAVNVQDVEAQVENQQDERNRNTFTGLSLAHDSSSRQEENG
- the LOC100241275 gene encoding lipid phosphate phosphatase 2 isoform X1, yielding MYWYSMQSVPLLKNLRSSFQDLTRHSLEVSGVTGDCCSSLNLPLLKQNKESRMRQVQLASHTVRSHGYTVARTHMHDWLILILLLVMVIVLNAIHPFYRFVGKDMMVDLKYPFKNNTVPIWAVPLYSVLLPITIFLIIYFRRRDVYDLHHAILGLLFSVLVTVVITDAIKNAVGRPRPDFFWRCFPDGKDVYDRWGNVICHGEKDTIKDGHKSFPSGHTAWSFSGLGFLSLYLSGKIRAFDNRGHVAKLCIVFLPLLVATLVGISRVDDYRHHWQDVFAGGLLGLVVATFFYLHFFPPPYHAEGWGPYAYFRTLEESRAQTQAANAVNVQDVEAQVENQQDERNRNTFTGLSLAHDSSSRQEENG
- the LOC100241275 gene encoding lipid phosphate phosphatase 2 isoform X2, encoding MDLTRHSLEVSGVTGDCCSSLNLPLLKQNKESRMRQVQLASHTVRSHGYTVARTHMHDWLILILLLVMVIVLNAIHPFYRFVGKDMMVDLKYPFKNNTVPIWAVPLYSVLLPITIFLIIYFRRRDVYDLHHAILGLLFSVLVTVVITDAIKNAVGRPRPDFFWRCFPDGKDVYDRWGNVICHGEKDTIKDGHKSFPSGHTAWSFSGLGFLSLYLSGKIRAFDNRGHVAKLCIVFLPLLVATLVGISRVDDYRHHWQDVFAGGLLGLVVATFFYLHFFPPPYHAEGWGPYAYFRTLEESRAQTQAANAVNVQDVEAQVENQQDERNRNTFTGLSLAHDSSSRQEENG
- the LOC100246403 gene encoding protein PAL OF QUIRKY, translated to MESPPPPPNSGAKLRLMCSYNGHILPRRHAKSLCYAGGDTRIVAVDRRAAASLSALTTQLSQTLQIPYQFTLKYQLPHHDLDSLISLTTDDDLLNMFEEYDNLPASPTPSRIRLFLFPSKPDSPGSVLHDPKSESWFLDALNSSAKVMQKGNSSDSGFGHSDPFPAENLVGISSGGLDSFSVPESVVLETNSSFGSTSSSVSVSNLAAMRAHVEDSGVNLQDKKVHLPLSESIESETVVASVISHPQTGGHEDPVVNIPLVDNWDSSKPVGSESNVSDAFARIQIHKAVEVSGFPSSLQLDQQQQQLQFVPAGAQYITHYPTGPVPVSSYYPIYQPQLQQQQPTYYQSNRPYPVYLLPVRPPQPYNFSMQGSLIDSATVASSQPPMHLNATMIPSQVVYKEVTAAPPLPDLATKVTGTAPGVTPLVHVPSNENQQQFVSIPQIHHPTQSIPIASMEAANYSAFEDDPAQSQIYKSQPPAPILPSQYQTMTNATKALLSEALAQSQADNIKQQIRTPQPK